ACAGTTGTTTCAACCTATCAGAAAATTGCATATCATCCCGCAATGATGCAACGCCAAAAATTCACTCAATCAATCCTTTTGATATTAAAAGACGTTCTCTTTTTCGTCGCGCTATTTCCTGTAAATTGATAGTTTTATCAGTTTCATCTACAATATCCCCAGTTAAAATCTCCAATACATCTTCTAAAGAGACAACTCCAGCAACTCCACCATATTCATCACTCACCACCATTAAATGTTGTCGAATGTCTTGAAAATTTTTGAGAAGATAATCAGCGCGCATCATCTCAGGCACAAAATTAGCTTGACGTGCCAAATCAGCAATTTTTTCTGATTTTTTACCTTGAATAATAGCTGTTAATAACTCATGTTTTAAGGCAATACCAATGACATCATCAATGGAATCTTGGACAATTAAAATACGGGTGTGTTCAGATTTAATGATAGCTTCTTGACATTCTTCCAGAGTTAAATCACCTTTAAGATAAGTAATTAAAACCCTAGGTGTCATTAAATCCACTGCTGATAAATCATTAAGATGAAAAACACGGTTAATCATTTCCGCTTCATCAGCTTCAATTACTCCCTCCGTTTTACCGATGCGAGTTAAAAACTTAATTTCCGTTTCATTAGTAGTAGGTAAAACAGCGCCCTTCGTCAAAGGTTGAATCACTTTTTCTAGTAACCACACTAGAGGCACAAAAGTAATCGTTAAATACTTGACAGGTAAAGCAATGGAAAGGGATAAAGAATCAGCATATCTTTGTCCAAGAGTTTTGGGGAGAATTTCCGCAAAAATAATAATTAAAAAAGTTAAAATTCCCGAAAATATTCCTAACCATTGCTCACCCAACTGTTGAGAAATAGTACCACCAATAAGAATACTACCCACAATATTAAAAATATTATTGAGAATAACAATGGTGGCAATAGGACGATTAATTTTTTGCTTAATTTTTAATAAAGCTAAAGCAGAAGGTTTTTTCGACAGCGCCCATTGCCTAACTCGAATCTCTGACACGGATAATAACACCGTTTCGGAAAGGGAACAAAAAGCCGAACCGAGAATTACAATGAGAGTAAGGACTGCAAGAGTCAACATTATTTAAACTTTAGTCTCCAATGATTTGAGATACTCCGTGTTAACTCCTGATTCCCTCGTTAGGGCAATTTTACCAGTGCGAGAAATTTCTTTGATGCCAAATTTATTAACCATAGAAATAATTGCTACCATTTTGCCCGGGTCTCCCACTACTTCTAAGGTTAAACTATCTTCAGCGATATCCACCACCCTAGCCCGAAAAACTTGAGCAATTTGTAATACTTCCCCACGGGTGGAGCTATTGGTGCTGACCTTGACTAACATCAATTCCCTTTCCACAGAAGGGATCATGGTAATATCCGTAACTTTGATCACATTAATTAACTTGTGAAGTTGTTTGGTTAATTGTTCGATGGTGTCTTCATCTCCGGGTACTACCATAATAATACGAGAGATGCCTACTTGTTCTGTGGGTCCTACCGCTAAACTTTCAATGTTATAGCCACGTCTAGCGAATAACCCGGCGATTCTGGTCAAAACTCCTGCTTCATCTTCCACAAGGACAGAAA
The window above is part of the Cyanobacterium sp. T60_A2020_053 genome. Proteins encoded here:
- a CDS encoding HlyC/CorC family transporter; its protein translation is MLTLAVLTLIVILGSAFCSLSETVLLSVSEIRVRQWALSKKPSALALLKIKQKINRPIATIVILNNIFNIVGSILIGGTISQQLGEQWLGIFSGILTFLIIIFAEILPKTLGQRYADSLSLSIALPVKYLTITFVPLVWLLEKVIQPLTKGAVLPTTNETEIKFLTRIGKTEGVIEADEAEMINRVFHLNDLSAVDLMTPRVLITYLKGDLTLEECQEAIIKSEHTRILIVQDSIDDVIGIALKHELLTAIIQGKKSEKIADLARQANFVPEMMRADYLLKNFQDIRQHLMVVSDEYGGVAGVVSLEDVLEILTGDIVDETDKTINLQEIARRKRERLLISKGLIE
- the ilvN gene encoding acetolactate synthase small subunit yields the protein MKHTISVLVEDEAGVLTRIAGLFARRGYNIESLAVGPTEQVGISRIIMVVPGDEDTIEQLTKQLHKLINVIKVTDITMIPSVERELMLVKVSTNSSTRGEVLQIAQVFRARVVDIAEDSLTLEVVGDPGKMVAIISMVNKFGIKEISRTGKIALTRESGVNTEYLKSLETKV